The following is a genomic window from Corvus moneduloides isolate bCorMon1 chromosome 7, bCorMon1.pri, whole genome shotgun sequence.
ACCTAGAAGCCCCCAGGGTGGTCATATCCCATTGCACAATTGCATGCCACCTCCGTGGCTGCCTCTGATGGAAGCTGGTGTTTCCAGGCTGCTTTAGTAAAGGGAACAGGTTTATTTCGCTCATCCCATTAAGCTTTCCAACAAGCTTTGCTGCCAGGAGAGGACTCGCCTGTGGTGCCACgtgtgctgccagccctgccaccagTGTGAGGTCCCGGCACGGGCTCACCCAGGCACATCCTgatcctggcacagcagcctggccctgcctggagcacagggaagctgtttaattctgcagcaggagcaagaCACCAATCTTTGTGGGGGGCCAGAACTGGGGGAGGGAAGCAGGTGGGGAGAGATGAGGGCTAATCTGGTTGCAGACAGCAGCCTGGCTCTCGCCGGGCAGTGATGCCTTTGCTGCAGGCTGTGCCtatccctgccctgccatgcCCTGATTTGCTCTGAGCTGGGACTGGCCCTAGGGCAGGTCTGGCAATGTGATGGTACCTGGGCCAGCCCAAAAATCTGGCTTGTACAGGGGAGGGTGGTGCAGCCCAAACTGCCCCATCCCAGTGGCCAGGGTTCCACTGGGAAAGCAACTCCTCCTGGGTGGGATCACGGTccggggctgggctgcaggatgCCCTAGACACAGGTGCAGTCCTGGGCCAGGATGTTGGGCACCGTCTCGTACTTGAAGGAGTAGCCGCCATCAGAGGTGGTGCGGACGCGCAGGGAGCGCATGGTGCCGGGCAGGGCAGcgcagcagagctgcacaccCAGCCGGTGGCTCAGCCCGTGGCCTGCAGCGCAGCTCCCGTGGCAGTAGtggaaaacaaagctgctgGGATGCACGATCCActtgtcccagcccagctcctcgAAGGAGATGTTGAGGGAAGCCCGGCGGCAGTTGGTGTGGGCAGCCAGCTCCTCCGATGGGCGCTGCAGCAGGCTCAGGGCGGCCGGGGGACCAGGGCACGGCAGAGCGACGAGCCCTCTCACTGCCCTTGCCCGGGTGGTGGCCACTAGGAAGGGCATCTTGTCCCCTCGGCCAGGCaagggcagccagggcagcgCACCAGGAGCACGAAGAGTGGCTGtgagagctggggcagcagcaccgGGCCAAGTGAAACACTGTCCATGCTCGGGTTGTCTGCTTCCGCCATGGCCGTCACCGGCACCCGGCCCTGTGGCGACAGGGTCAGCACATCAGGGGTTGAGTGGTTGGGGGCAGCCGAGGGGCCGTGTAAAACCAGAGCTGGGGCAGAAGTCACCACACGGCTCAAAGTGTGTGCCGAGGGCTGGAAGAGGTAGGTGAAAATCCCTTCTTCTTCCAGCAGCTTGTCTTGGCTGTGTGGGCTCACAGGGAACATCTGTGGGGGGGAAAAGATGATCAGGGTGTGTGCCCAAACCTGGGGAGGATCCCCAGTGCTGGATGGTGGGTGGGATGTGGCAGAGGTCCCTGGAGTGCTGGCAGGGTACCTGGCTGCCGGCATAGGCTGTGGCAGGGTGCAGGGGAGCTGATGTTTAGTGCTGTGCCCAGCTTCTGTGCTGTGCCCCACAACTCATCCCTGCTATGCCCTAGGCTGGCCCATTACTGTCACCCCTGTCCCCAGtatccagccccacagctggtTATCTTGCCCATTTCCCCCAGAGTCCATATCATGCCCTTTCCCCCAGGATCCAGACCCATAGCTGGTCATCCTGTCCCCTTCTCCCATCCTCTGCATCCTGAGCATCCCTCAGCATCCTGGCCTATCTCCCAGTCCTGTCCCATAGCTAGTCATCCTGCCCTCTTCCCCCAGCATCCACATCCTATCCCATCCCCCAGCATTCTGCCCCATCTCCTGCTGTCGTGCTTTATAGCTGGTCATCCTGCCCCATACTGTAGCATCCTGCCCTGTCCCTTAGTATCCCATCCCATTTTCCAGTATCCTGCCCCATTCCCTAGCATCCCACCCTATTCCACCCTGCTCCTCAGCTCTCCCCATGTCTCCACATACTGCCTGGCCAGCTGTTTCCCAGCCTCTCAGCACCCTCTTGTGctgtctgtccctctgctgtgtcctgggctgttctgcctgtccctgcctgtcatACCTTTCCGTCTCCTGGCTCTCCACCAAATCTCACTCATGCCCATGTCCCAGCCTGGCAtaccttcttccccttctcccacagACCACCACATCAGCCTCTCCATCCTTCAGCATCCGCATTGCTCCAAACCCTCACCCTGCTTCACCCTTCTGCCCTCTGTCCCATCAGGATGTTCTCACCTGTGGTAGGGAATAAGATCACCTGGGAGgtgtcctccagctcctctggctcCGCTTCGGTGTTTTCAAGGACATCTCTCCGGTGTACCCTCCTTGCTTCCATCTGTGGCTCCTCCTGGAGAAGGGGGGGACTCAGGTGTTCCAGCACCCGAGCCCGCACCTTGGCCAGGATGAGCTGCCGGTCGGCACCCGCCCCGGTGCAGCTGGCCAGGGCGGCGGTGGGCAGCATGGCAGGCAGcaggtgcaggaggagcagcatgACCGTGGGGCACACAGCAGGGTGGTGGCTCGGGGGGCTCTGCCGCGGGcttctgcctgcctgcccagcccgTCTGCCCACTGTGCTCCCCCCTGGGCAGGGTGGCATTGAGATCTATCTGACACTGACGCAAACGTCTGCTCGCCGTGAATATTATCTCTGAGCTGTGAAAGCGCTGAGACGTCTGGAATGTGAGGACTGCAAGGACAGTGTGGTCTGGGGGGGGCCGGCGCCTGGGCaagggggtgtgtgtgggggaTGCTGCCGGGAGCAGTGGGTGcatggggctggggaggctgggctgcaggcagggagctgccaggaagGCTTTCCTGCactggcagggatggagggggcACCCTGGGTGAGCTTTGCAGCTGCTGATGCTGGGTGCCCCCCATGGTGCAGGACTCGAAGATCTGGGGCTTCAGGGGGGCTAGTAGGAAGTGACAGCAATTGTGCACAGCAGGGAAATCTGGGCAAGGACCTGATGGGGATCAGAGCCCTGTGAGGTTCCAGCATGGGGGAGGCACTTTGCAGGTGGCAGTCCCCAGGGCAGCCAGAATGTGAGGATGGGGCCTTGGGAAGGGCAAGCTGAGGGGTGGGGTGGTTGTGCCATCTCCATGACAGTCTGGTGACTGGCAAGGTCCTGGGGACATGAAGTAGGAGGGATGGCAAAaggtccctgctctgcctggggctgggaaaggctggcCTAGCTTCAGGTGGAGAGGAGCAGACCCTGCAGCAGGTCCAGGGGAAGGATCCTGTGGTGCCGTTTGGGCTGGCTCACAGGGTGGGAGTTGCAGGAGAGGCATAAGCTGTAAGGAGACCCAGTGCCCTTCCTCTCACCACTGCCTGAGGGGACAGTGCCGGGTGTTCCCTATCCATTAACCCTGCCTGCCCTGTGGGTGATGGGCAGCCTGTGCATCCCCTCTGCACCTCTGGCAGCCCAGTGTCCTGCACATCCCATCCAATACAGCCTGGCATCTCATGAACCATCCAGTGCAGTACATCCCACCCTATGCAGCATGTCCTGTGTGACATGTCCTGTCTCCCTGCAGTCTGGTGTCCAGCTCAGTGTACCCCACACCACACACCCCACACCGTGCACCCCATGCCATGCTCTCCACAGGGCGCATTGTCTCTCACTGCTGGCTGAGCCATGacagaggcacagccaggcctgcagcatcccagctctctggggtggctcctgccaggctgctaTACATAGGTATGCCAGCCCTGCCTCGGCAAGGCGCTGAATGGAGCAGGCTCAGTCTTATCAACCCTGCGTGTCATCAGAGGGTATTtttggggacagcagctgcaggcgTTTGTAACATTTGGTCCCTGCGCACTGACACCCAGGAGTGGAGCtgggggaagcagcaggagctgggtgctggCGCTGAGAGACACAGGGGAGAGGTGGCAGAGCAAGGTACGTGAGTGGGGCAGGGGACTGGGCTAGGGGactgcctggggcagggagatTGGGGAAGGGGGTAGTTGAAGGGTGCAGTGTGCGGCCGAGCCATCAGAGCCATCTGTGTccaaaggagctgctgtggggtggcCCATGGGTCAGGGGCGTGTGTGGATGGAGAGGTGGCTCTGAACGGGTGCAATGTCCAGGGGGTAGGGCTCTGGGAGGAGAAGCTGACCCCAGTCCCTGTCGTTCCTTGGGGACCAGCCCTCTCCTACCCTCTGGCTCAttcaagaagcatttttgtttccccttcccctgcctcagCAAGTCAGAGATGACCCTGCCCTAGTCCCAGCCATGGTGCAGGCAGAGGCTGGGGTGCACTCACCGCGGGGAGGCACGGAGCACCCTGCCCCACTCCTGCCCTGATGGTGGGCACGGTTACCCACAAAGTCGGGGATGGAGGCAGTGCTCTCCAAAAGCAGGACCCACCTCCTCggcttttcttttgctcctGAGGCTGATGATTTCCAGCTGTAGTTTTGAATGCACAAGGGCTGGATCCTGCCTGTGGGACTACTGTCTGGAAGGGGatctgctcctggcagagccccagctTGCCCCAGGGCATGGCCCTGTGGGGTGGCCGCCCAAAAGAGAGGGTCTCCTGCCCACCCAAGTCTGGGAGGAAGTGCCCGGATCCAGGGGGGCCTCGCGCCCGTGACAGACCCGTGTCAGCACCTGCCCGCTGAGCCGGCCCAGACGCTGCAGGAATGCGGCTCTGCCACCACCCGATACTGCAGGAATGCGAATGCCCGGCGGGTGGGGaaggggcgggcgggggccgtCTTGTCTCCGCTGTCCCCCAGCCTCAGCACCCAGCAAGCAGCTGCCTATGCTCCCTGTCTAGGCAGGGGTCCCCCGCCTCTGGAACAGGAGTCCCCTCTGCAACCCTGGGGCAGGCTGCGAGTGTCTCAGCTCCTCGGGGTGCAAAGAGCCGCCTTTTGTCGCCTCTCCTATTGCCTTGGGCTGGGAAATGGGTGATTTGGGTGACACGGGAGCAAACccagtggggctgtgctgctccgAACGAGGGTGATGCTCCTGAAGCATGGGGATTTTGCTCCGGGTGTGAGTCCCTCCTGGTGGGGGGCTCCACATCGGCCGGTCTCTTTGATGAAGCCTGAGCCCCCACTCtagtctgtctgtacatcccCCCAGGCTGATGGTCCCTACTGCTGTTCCAGCCAGCTGCCTGCTGTGACCCTGGGGAGGTGGTGATGGAGGGGTTCGGGGGAGCCCCCAGGTTCCTGGCCTATCCACGTGCCTTCACAGTCCAAAGTGGCACCAATGTGGTCCTGAGCTGCCAGATCATGGGCGATCCCCAGCCAAGTGTCCTCTGGGAAAAGGACAAGAACCTCATTGAGCCCTCAGGCCGTTTCCATATGGAGGCCAAAGGGGAACTGTACAGCCTGCTGGTGTCCTGTGCTACCCCCCAGGACAGTGGACTCTACGTCTGCAAGGCCAAGAATAGTGTTGGCGAGACTTATGCTGCCACCACGCTCAGGGTAGAGCCAGCGGAGCCCCgagaggaggagggatgctCAGACAGTGTGGCACCTGTCTTCCTCATTGCCCCCTCATCCATGCGGGTGTGCCGGGGGGAGGACGTGATGTTCACTTGCAGGGTGTCCGGGCAgccctgcccagtgctggagTGGGAGAAGGATGGGCACAAGCTCTCCGACCTCTTTGAGAGCAGCCACTTTGCACTGGGGCAGAAACCAGAGGACTGGCACTTCCTGAAGCTGTTCGGTGCCCGGCCCCAGGACGGGGGAGTGTACATCTGCCGGGCGCGCAGCGGCTCCCAggaggctctggctgctgccgTGCTCCTGGTGGAatcccaggcactgctggacgGACTCCCCAATGGCTCTCCTGCTGATGGTCCCGAGGCACTGGCAGAGCGGCAGCGGTGGCAGCGGCACACAGCAGGACGGCGCGTGGGACCGGAGATCTGGGTACCCAATGGCGTACTGCCGGCCAGGGTGCCAGGGGCCAAGGCATTTGCCGTGAGCGTGGGGAAGCACGCCAAGTTCCGCTGTTACGTTACTGGCAAGCCCAAGCCAGAGATTGTCTGGCAGAAAGATGGTGAGCCCCTCGCCCCTGGCCGCAGGCATCTCATCTACGAGGACCGGGAGGGCTACTTCATCCTCAAAGTGCTGTACTGCAAACCCCAGGACCAGGGGCTGTACGTATGCACTGCTTCCAACACTGCTGGCCAGACCCTCAGCGCAGTGCAGCTCCAGGTGAAAGGTAGGAACATGTCCAAGGAGTGCCAGGGGTGGCCAGGCgctggggggctcagggaaTTTTGTCTGGCAGGGATGTGTCTATGTGGGagcccagcatccctgggatccTTCCTGCCTTTCGCAGCCAGGGTCACCCCAGGTTCCTCAGGACAGAGCTGTGGGCTGGAAGCAGGGGATGCTGGTCTCCTCCGGGACCTGTGTCTGCCTCCATGTCTCTCTCTCCTTGCAAACGGAGAGGTGGCTTCTTGGGATGGCTGTGGGTGTCCAGCCACAAACAGGGAAGGGGGACAGTGCCTTGGTGACAAATTCCCCTGGAAGTGCTGAGTGATTTTGGCAGGCAGCCCTACAGGGCACGGCTCCAACCGTCTGCACTGGCAGGAGCCCAATTCCCCCCAAGGCATCCAgccagctggggacagcccatggcagcccctgcctgcaccccacTGCTCCACTCCACTGACAtgcctgctgcagtgtgtgggCTTCCATGCTCCTGCATCCCCCAAAACTCCCTGCTGAGATACTGGGGGCATCCCTGGGtctccccaggctgtgctctggTTCTCCTTGCCCTGGGGGATGTGCTTGTCAAGGCAGTGTCCGTCTCACACAAAccaaaggagagagcaaaggaGGGCCAAGGGCTCTGTGCTCTTTGTGAGCTGGGAACACCTTGAGCGAAGGGCTGACGGTGGGTGCTGTTCCCCACATGCCCTGAGCTCCTGTCTCTTCCTGTGGCAGAGCACCGGCTGCGGTTCCAGGTGCAGCTGGCAGACGTGGAGGTAGCAGAGCGTGAGGATGCAGTGTTGGAGTGCCAGGTGCCATTGGAGACCATCCCCACCTCCTGGTACCtggaggacagggagctgcagcccagtcACAAGTATGTGATGGAGGAGCAAGGGGTGGTGCGGCGCCTGACCATCCGCGATGCCCGCATCGATGATGATGGCATCTACCTCTGCCAGATGAAGGACAAAGGGCGCAGCATCGCCGAGGTTTCTGTCCGAGGTGGGGGTCAGGTCTCCGGTAGCACAGCTTTGCCTTCCTATTCCCCTTCTTGCCAGGGTCCCTCCTCACTGCCCCCTGCATTTGCCTTCCCTCCATTTGGcttgtgcctgctgctgccccgcCCTCTCTCCCACCTCAAAGAGCCCATCGTGTTCCCCAGCATCCCTCCTTGGCCCTCATACATCTCTTCCCATAGGGGTGATTGTGAAGCGGCTGCCACGGAAGCTGGATGTGATGGAGGGGGAGAATGCGGTTTTCTGTGTGGAGACGCGGGATGTGGTggaggggagctgctggagccggGATGGGCTACAGCTGCGGGAGTCACCCCGTACCGTGCTGAAGAGCTTCAGCAGGACACACCTCCTGGTGCTGGTGCACGTCACCCGCCAGGACGCGGGCATCATCTCCTTCACTGTTGGGGAGTCACAGACATCCTCCCAGCTCCGAATCAAGTGTAAGCTTCAGGCTTGAAGGGGTCCTGTGTCCTCTCTCCTGCCCATTAGTGGGGGGTGATACAGAAGGGGAGATGGAATGGGCACCCAATATGCTGGGGATGTGATGCTGCAATGTGTTTTCTGGAAAGGGGTCTTTTAGCCCCTGGGCTCCAGGATCCCAGTCTCACTGGCACTCACAAACCCCTGTAGCCAGCAGCATGCTACATGGGAGCAAGACCATCCTCTCCATCAGAGAGAGAATCCCCAAAGAAACAGGCTGTGCAGCCCCTTCAGCCCTTCTGCCACCCCACCTGGGGCCTCACTGCCATCCCCAAGCAGGCAAACTGGGCTGTGACTTGCAGGTGTGAAGCACGACCCTCCGAGCGCACCGGTGGCAGCTGAGATGAGCGTGGTGGAGAgcaacacagctctgctgacctGGTGTCCCGCACCGGATGCCCACCTGCGCCCTGCCAGCCGCTACCTGCTGGAGCGTCGGGAGGCAGCGGGGGGGGAGTGGGTGCAGTGCCTTGCCACCGACCTGCCCAGCTGCGTGCGGGTGCTGGGCGACAGCGTGCCTCGCGAGGCCGACTACTGCTTCCGCATCTCTGCCGCCAACAAgcatggcaggagcagccctgtggagttCCCTGGATCTGTGCATCTTGGTGAGGAGACAGGCAAGCTGGGATGTCGTGCTACAGTGTGCTGGTAGTCAGTGCCACTGGGGCTCAGtccagctgtgctccagccccagcagctcgTCTGGAGAGGGGTCTGCAGGATGTGTGGGTGTGGGACAGCGAGGATGCGAAGTTCTCCCTGGAGCTGTCAGCCGCGGTGCACGGCTCCTGGTTCCTCAACGGTGCCAGGCTGGGTGAGGAGGAAGATGCGGGCGGCCGGTGCAGTGTACAGCGCCGTGGGACAGAGCACTCGCTGCTGATCCGGGGAGCGCGACTGGTTGACAGTGGGGCCCAGGTCACCTTCGTGTCCGGTGGTGTGCGGGACTCAGCCACCCTGCATGTGCAAGGTGATCAGGGCACTCACCCTGGGGCTCTACCAGgaccccagcagcagggactgtTATGCTGGAGGATGCTTCTCACCCCTCCGCAATGTCTCGCAGCCCCACAGGTCCGCATCGCCCCAGTGTCTGAGGCCGAGCGGCTCCGGAAAGTGCCAGCAGGgatgcctgtgctgctggaatgCCAGGTGTCCGCCCCAGATGCCCCTGTGTGCTGGCTGAAGGATGGCAAGGCTGTGCCCCTGGATGATGTTATCGCAGTGCAGGCAGAAGGCTGCGTGCGGAGGCTGCTCCTCCGCTCAGCGTGTCTCTCGGACACTGGTGTGTACACCTGTGACGCTGGCGATGATGCTGTGAGCTTTGTGGTGACCGTGACCGGTGAGCTGGGGACTGTGTGTGGGAGCCTGACCCCTACCTCCCGATagtgctcctgccctgcttctTGCTCCCATCGTGTGGCTGAAAGCTGCAGCCAGTCATGCTGAGGCCCACATTATCCCTGGCAGAGGTGCCGGTGAGGATCGTCAACTCCAATGAGGAAGCCCTCCACACCTACGTGGCCGGGCAGCATGTGGAGCTGTGGTGCCAGCTGTCCCGCCTGGCAGCCCCAGTGCGCTGGTACAAGGATGGAGAGGAGGTGGAGGTGAGCGAGAGCCTGGTGCTCAAGCAGGAGGGACCACGGTGCAAGCTGGTGCTGCCCTGCGCCCGGCCACAGGACACGGGGGAGTTCGTCTGCGATGCTGGTGGGGACTCTGCCTTCTACACCATCACTGTGGCAGGTGGGTGTGATGCAGGAGGGCTGGTAGGGTCTCAAGGGGCTTTCTTTGGTGGTGAAGGGTGCCACAATGCATGTGCTGCTGTCAGTATTGCTGTTGCTGCAATGGGATACTTGTCAGACATGCTTTTGACGGGTACTCACCAGCAGTTTGGTTGGTTGGTCAGTTGGGGTCCTTGTGGCAGCTCTTGTGCTTAAAACCACTCAGACTGGCTGCCGGAGGGAACAGCTCACTCTGCCTGTCCAAAACACTAGAGTACACGAGAgcacccagcacctgcacacCAGGGTGTTTGCCGGACCTCTGCCACAGCTAGTAACCAAGCCCTCCTCCAAGGTCCTAAAAATAGTGGCCTCAGCACCCAGCGTGGGGTGACTCACAGCTGGTCGTTGCTCTGATGGACAGCGTTAATTGCTGACCTGAAAATTAGCAGTTGCCTGGAGACCAATGGCTGGGAGGTGTTCACTGGGTGGGAGCAGGACAAAGCATCCTGTGACGGCCGCCTCAGCTGTGGAGCAGTTGCTGGCATCGCTGGCTGGCAGAGGGTAATGAAAGCTGAAAGCTAGTGAAAGGCTTCCCCTTGCTGGCCCCAAAATCCACATCCCACAACCACAGGAAGGCGACCGGGGCAAAGCTAAAGCCCAGTTAAAAGGTTGTGTGACCCCAGTGGTAAAGCCTCACTGTGGTGTTAACACATGGCAAAGGGCCAAAGCTGATGGCCAAGGATGTAGGAGTGAAGATAGGATGACTGCTAAGAGATGTTGAAGAATCAGTGGAGTGGCGACTGATAGGAGGGTGAGGAAGGGAGGGGTTTTAGTGAGATGAAGGCAAAACTGCCGGTGGGAAGGACAGGCAGTGTGGGctttgggcagaggcaggagtCATTGTGTGCCCTGCAGGAGTGCAAGGCATGGAGAGCTCTGCTTCCCTAGGGTGGGAGAGGGAACACCATCTGCTGAAGCTCAGCCTTTTGGCTGAGCAGCTTTTCATCACTTTGACAGAAGGGTCTTAGCTGTCTTGGCTCAATCTGGATTTGGACATCAGTGtcactggcagggctgggggtgggtgCCAGGAGGCTCAGGCTGACACCTCTCTGGCACAAgtgccaggctggctgctgcagtcAAGCACTGCTGTGGCACGCTAGGGGTTTCCCTGAGGCATCCCAGCTATCCCCCATGGGGCTGT
Proteins encoded in this region:
- the INHA gene encoding LOW QUALITY PROTEIN: inhibin alpha chain (The sequence of the model RefSeq protein was modified relative to this genomic sequence to represent the inferred CDS: inserted 2 bases in 2 codons; deleted 2 bases in 2 codons), whose protein sequence is MPPCPGGSTVGRRAGQAGRSPRQSPPSHHPAVCPTVMLLLLHLLPAMLPTAALASCTGAGADRQLILAKVRARVLEHLSPPLLQEEPQMEARRVHRRDVLENTEAEPEELEDTSQVILFPTTDVPCEPTQPDKLLEEEGIFTYLFQPSAHTLSRVVTSAPALVLHGPSAAPNHSTPDVLTLSPQGRVPVTAMAEADNPSMDSVSLGPVLLPQLSQPLFVLLVRCPGCPCLXRGDKMPFLVATTRXKGSERARRSAVPWSPAALSLLQRPSEELAAHTNCRRASLNISFEELGWDKWIVHPSSFVFHYCHGSCAAGHGLSHRLGVQLCCAALPGTMRSLRVRTTSDGGYSFKYETVPNILAQDCTCV